In Phycodurus eques isolate BA_2022a chromosome 10, UOR_Pequ_1.1, whole genome shotgun sequence, a genomic segment contains:
- the LOC133409161 gene encoding dysbindin-like, with protein sequence MNSSSGNLHSKHLPSETERGPRIPDMDTAHQLKVRERQRFFEEVFQHDVDVYLSSAHLSIRDYTRPPIGSISSMEVNVDMLEQMELIDISDQEVLDVFLSSGGEDNVLNSTMSVNANNNPEGVITNGLLRHVLEGFDSKSRVSSTTSNSSSDSHITNANLGDTCGVMSQDCVTCTNTVKRIASPQEREEKSLTSSSL encoded by the exons CGGAGACAGAGCGAGGTCCGAGGATTCCAGATATGGACACAGCCCATCAACTTAAAGTAAGAGAGAGGCAGCGTTTCTTTGAGGAAGTCTTTCAACACGATGTTGACGTCTACCTGTCCTCAGCACACCTTTCGATTAGAGACTACACGAGAC CACCTATTGGTAGCATCTCATCTATGGAAGTGAATGTGGACATGCTGGAACAGATGGAGCTGATTGACATCTCTGACCAGGAGGTTTTGGATGTCTTCTTGAGCTCTGGGGGAGAGGATAATGTCCTGAACTCCACAATGTCCG TCAATGCCAACAACAACCCTGAGGGAGTCATCACTAATGGACTCCTTCGACATGTCCTTGAAGGTTTTGACTCCAAATCCCGCGTGTCGTCCACAACTTCAAATTCTTCTTCTGACAGCCATATTACTAATGCCAATCTAGGTGACACTTGTGGAGTCATGTCACAGGATTGTGTCACATGTACCAACACCGTCAAGAGAATAGCATCACCACAAGAAAGAGAGGAGAAAAGTCTGACCTCATCATCTCTGTAG
- the LOC133408955 gene encoding protein LSM14 homolog B-like — translation MSARGGTPYVGSKISLISKAQIRYEGILSSVDTDKSTVALAKVKSYGTEDRHTYSPVPPKEEMYEYIIFRGSDIKDITVSEPTKPFHGLPRDPAIVLSPLGCSSGCHPRWSPYRDMMPTYNQLATSSLLTQQYNAALGLVPGFHGILARRAPTVEQAVQTVPLASSAQKKGKSSTQPQQVRQTNRPAVSQVLKENVPSTQTASQPSGGKAQVKSTDNKKRRQKQGSRWSKNWSRGQLPVKNSKPTTLKFESDFDFETANAQFKDLTEVLVQKAPKSLCTQEETLGDKYYDKSKGFFDNLSSDMKPRTITWEEAQKLNLETFGVQGRFLGGRRFRGRRGQSKAEQRLLPKIDGGRV, via the exons ATGAGCGCTCGAGGAGGAACTCCTTACGTTGGCAGCAAAATAAGTCTAATATCGAAGGCACAGATTCGTTATGAAGGTATATTATCCTCCGTGGACACAGATAAGTCCACTGTTGCTTTGGCCAAAG TAAAGTCATATGGAACAGAGGACAGGCACACCTACAGTCCAGTTCCCCCTAAAGAGGAAATGTATGAGTACATAATCTTTCGAGGAAGTGACATAAAGGACATCACGGTGTCTGAACCAACAAAACCATTCCACGGGCTCCCTCGAGACCCTGCTATTGTCCTG TCCCCTCTTGGATGCTCCTCTGGATGTCACCCACGTTGGAGCCCTTACAGAGACATGATGCCCACCTACAATCAGCTGGCTACCAGCTCTCTCCTCACCCAGCAGTACAATGCAGCATTGGGGCTAG TTCCAGGATTTCACGGTATCCTTGCCAGAAGAGCTCCTACGGTAGAGCAAGCGGTTCAGACGGTGCCATTGGCCAGCAGTGCTCAGAAAAAGGGGAAATCCTCAACTCAGCCGCAGCAGGTTAGACAGACCAATCGTCCTGCTGTTTCCCAAGTTCTAAAAGAGAATGTCCCCAGCA CTCAAACCGCATCGCAGCCAAGTGGCGGCAAGGCACAAGTCAAAAGTACCGATAATAAAAAACgaagacaaaaacaag GAAGTCGCTGGTCAAAGAACTGGAGCAGAGGCCAGCTTCCTGTAAAGAACTCCAAGCCTACGACTTTGAAGTTTGAGtcagattttgattttgaaacAGCAAATGCTCAGTTTAAAGATCTCACGGAGGTTTTAG TTCAGAAAGCCCCTAAGAGCCTGTGTACACAAGAGGAGACACTTGGGGACAAGTACTACGACAAGAGTAAGGGCTTCTTTGACAACCTCTCATCAGACATGAAGCCCAG GACAATCACATGGGAAGAGGCGCAAAAGTTAAACCTGGAGACTTTCGGAGTGCAGGGACGTTTCCTGGGAGGCAGAAGATTCCGGGGTCGCAGAGGGCAGAGCAAAGCTGAACAGCGACTCCTTCCAAAAATTGATGGTGGGAGAGTGtga